A window of Daphnia pulicaria isolate SC F1-1A chromosome 10, SC_F0-13Bv2, whole genome shotgun sequence contains these coding sequences:
- the LOC124313911 gene encoding mucin-5AC-like: MTTKPQTTSKKPVMTTTKPITTKISTTTTKKPTTSTKLSTTKKTTTISSRKPVFSTSTPRTTKISTITTKKPTTSTKVSTTKKTTTISSRKPVFSTSTPRTTKISTITTKKPTTSTKVSTTKKTTTISSRKPVFTTSTPRTTKISTITTKKPTTSTKVSTTKKTTTISSRKPVFSTSTPRTTKISTITTKKPTTSTKVSTTKKTTTISSRKPVFSTSTPRTTKISTITTKKPTTSTKVSTTKKTTTMSSRKPVFSTSTPRTTKISTITTKKPTTSTKVSTTKKTTTMSSRKPVFTTSTPRTTKISTITTKKPTTSTKVSTTKKATTISSRKPVFSTSTPRTTKISTITTKKPTTSTKISTTKKTTTISSRKPVFTTSTPRTPKISTITTKKPTTSTKVSTTKKITTISSRKPVSTTSKPISTKISTVSTKKPTISAKISTTKKTTTISSRKPVFSTSTPRTTKISTITTKKPTTSTKISTTKKTTTISSRKPVFTTSTPRTTKISTITTKKPTTSTKVSTTKKITTISSRKPVSTTSKPISTKKPTVSTKKPPISAKISTTKKTTTISSRKPVFSTSTPRTTKISTITTKKPITSTKVLTTKKTTTISSRKPVFTTSKPKTTKISTISVKKPTTPTKVSSTKKATTISSKKPGFTTSKPKTTKISTISVKKPTTPTKVLSTKKATTISSKKPGFTTSKPKTTKISTILVKKPTTPTKVSSTKKATTISSKKTGFTTSKPKTTKISTILVKKPTTPTKVSSTKKATTISSKKPGFTTSKPKSTKISTILVKKPTTPTKVSSTKKATTISSKKPGFTTSKPKTTKISTISVKKPTTATKVSSTKKATTISSKKTGFTTSKPKTTKSSTILAKQPTTSKVLSTKKTNTITSKKSGVTRITPKTTKKSTISTKQPTISSTFFSVKMKTTMFPKLTLTNTVEKKTNKNKPTIGQLIFQHQENDLRKDDQPNLNEKIIIRPLLQPQKQPVNFEKQAEIKLVQRQNQHIQKEIIELPILYKLYQQYILKQKASKK, translated from the coding sequence atgaccaCAAAACCACAAACTACGTCCAAAAAACCAGTTATGACAACAACCAAACCCATAaccacaaaaatatcaactacaacaactaaaaaaccTACGACTTCTACTAAGCTTTCGACAACCAAAAAGACAACCACGATATCTTCCAGAAAACCAGTTTTTTCAACAAGCACACCAAGAaccacaaaaatatcaactattacaactaaaaaaccaacaacttCTACTAAGGTTTCGACAACCAAAAAGACAACCACGATATCTTCCAGAAAACCAGTTTTTTCAACAAGCACACCAAGAaccacaaaaatatcaactatTACAACTAAAAAACCTACAACTTCTACTAAGGTTTCGACAACCAAAAAGACAACCACGATATCTTCCAGAAAACCAGTTTTTACAACAAGCACACCAAGAaccacaaaaatatcaactattacaactaaaaaaccaacaacttCTACTAAGGTTTCGACAACCAAAAAGACAACCACCATATCTTCCAGAAAACCAGTTTTTTCAACAAGCACACCAAGAaccacaaaaatatcaactatTACAACTAAAAAACCTACAACTTCTACTAAGGTTTCGACAACCAAAAAGACAACCACGATATCTTCCAGAAAACCAGTTTTTTCAACAAGCACACcaagaacaacaaaaatatcaactatTACAACTAAAAAACCTACAACTTCTACTAAGGTTTCGACAACCAAAAAGACAACCACGATGTCTTCCAGAAAACCAGTTTTTTCAACAAGCACACCAAGAaccacaaaaatatcaactattacaactaaaaaaccaacaacttCTACTAAGGTTTCGACAACCAAAAAGACAACCACGATGTCTTCCAGAAAACCAGTTTTTACAACAAGCACACcaagaacaacaaaaatatcaactatTACAACTAAAAAACCTACAACTTCTACAAAGGTTTCGACAACCAAAAAGGCAACCACGATATCTTCCAGAAAACCAGTTTTTTCAACAAGCACACCAAGAaccacaaaaatatcaactatTACAACTAAAAAACCTACAACTTCTACTAAGATTTCGACAACCAAAAAGACAACCACGATATCTTCCAGAAAACCAGTTTTTACAACAAGCACACCAAGAACCCCAAAAATATCAACTATTACAactaaaaaaccaacaacttCTACTAAGGTTTCGACAACCAAAAAGATAACCACGATATCTTCCAGAAAACCAGTTTCTACAACAAGCAAACCAATAtccacaaaaatatcaactgtATCAACTAAAAAACCTACAATTTCTGCTAAGATTTCGACAACCAAAAAGACAACCACGATATCTTCCAGAAAACCAGTTTTTTCAACAAGCACACCAAGAaccacaaaaatatcaactatTACAACTAAAAAACCTACAACTTCTACTAAGATTTCGACAACCAAAAAGACAACCACGATATCTTCCAGAAAACCAGTTTTTACAACAAGCACACCAAGAaccacaaaaatatcaactattacaactaaaaaaccaacaacttCTACTAAGGTTTCGACAACCAAAAAGATAACCACGATATCTTCCAGAAAACCAGTTTCTACAACAAGCAAACCAATATCCACAAAAAAACCAACTGTATCAACTAAAAAACCTCCAATTTCTGCTAAGATTTCGACAACCAAAAAGACAACCACGATATCTTCCAGAAAACCAGTTTTTTCAACAAGCACACcaagaacaacaaaaatatcaactatTACAACTAAAAAACCTATAACTTCTACTAAGGTTTTGACAACCAAAAAGACAACCACGATATCTTCCAGAAAACCAGTTTTTACAACAAGCAAACCAAAAaccacaaaaatatcaactatTTCAGTTAAAAAACCTACGACTCCCACTAAGGTTTCGTCAACCAAAAAGGCAACCACGATATCTTCCAAAAAACCAGGTTTTACAACAAGCAAACCAAAAaccacaaaaatatcaactatTTCAGTTAAAAAACCTACGACTCCTACTAAAGTTTTGTCAACCAAAAAGGCAACCACAATATCTTCCAAAAAACCAGGTTTTACAACAAGTAAACCAAAAaccacaaaaatatcaactatTTTAGTTAAAAAACCTACGACTCCTACTAAGGTTTCGTCAACCAAAAAGGCAACCACGATATCTTCCAAAAAAACAGGTTTTACAACAAGCAAACCAAAAaccacaaaaatatcaactatTTTAGTTAAAAAACCTACAACTCCTACTAAGGTTTCGTCAACCAAAAAGGCAACCACGATATCTTCCAAAAAACCAGGTTTTACAACAAGCAAACCAAAAtccacaaaaatatcaactatTTTAGTTAAAAAACCTACGACTCCTACTAAGGTTTCGTCAACCAAAAAGGCAACCACAATATCTTCCAAAAAACCAGGTTTTACAACAAGCAAACCAAAAaccacaaaaatatcaactatTTCAGTTAAAAAACCGACGACTGCTACTAAGGTTTCGTCAACCAAAAAGGCAACCACGATATCTTCCAAAAAAACAGGTTTTACAACAAGCAAACCAAAAACTACAAAATCATCCACTATTTTAGCTAAGCAACCTACGACTTCTAAGGTTTTGTCAACCAAAAAGACAAACACAATAACTTCCAAAAAATCAGGAGTCACAAGAATCACaccgaaaacaacaaaaaaatcaactattTCAACTAAACAACCTACCATTTCTTCTACCTTTTTTTcagtgaaaatgaaaactacGATGTTTCCTAAACTGACATTAACAAATActgtagaaaagaaaacaaacaaaaataagccaACAATTGGCCAACTTATTTTCCAACACCAGGAAAATGATTTACGAAAAGACGACCAACCAAAtcttaatgaaaaaataattatacggCCTCTCCTCCAACCACAGAAACAACCAGTTAATTTTGAAAAGCAAGCTGAGATAAAATTGGTACAAAGGCAAAATCAACatatacaaaaagaaatcataGAACTACCAATTCTTTATAAACTGTACCAACAGTATATTTTAAAGCAAAAAGCTTCGAAAAAATAG